The following are encoded together in the Ovis canadensis isolate MfBH-ARS-UI-01 breed Bighorn chromosome 2, ARS-UI_OviCan_v2, whole genome shotgun sequence genome:
- the LOC138434595 gene encoding interferon beta-2-like has product MTYRCLLQMVLLLCLSTTALSRSYSLLRFQQRRSTAVCEKLLQQLPSTPQHCLEFRMDFQMPEEMKQAQQFRKEDAVLVMYEMLQHIFNILTRDFSSTGWSDAIIEHLLEELYGQMSRLEPIQKEIMQKQSSTMGDTTDLHLQKYYFNLGQYLKSKEHNRCAWAVVQMQLLRIFSFLKSLTGYLRD; this is encoded by the coding sequence ATGACCTACCGGTGCCTCCTCCAGATGGTTCTCCTGCTGTGTCTCTCCACCACAGCTCTTTCCAGGAGCTACAGCTTGCTTCGATTCCAACAAAGGCGGAGCACTGCGGTGTGTGAGAAACTTCTGCAGCAGTTACCTTCAACTCCTCAACATTGCCTCGAGTTCAGGATGGACTTCCAGATGCCTGAGGAGATGAAGCAAGCACAGCAGTTCCGGAAGGAAGATGCCGTATTGGTCATGTATGAGATGCTCCAGCACATCTTCAATATTCTCaccagagacttctccagcactggCTGGTCTGACGCCATCATTGAGCACCTCCTTGAGGAACTCTATGGGCAGATGAGTCGTCTGGAACCAATCCAGAAGGAAATAATGCAGAAGCAAAGCTCCACTATGGGAGACACGACCGATCTTCACCTGCAGAAATATTACTTCAACCTCGGGCAGTACCTCAAGTCCAAGGAGCACAACAGGTGTGCCTGGGCAGTCGTGCAAATGCAATTGCTCAGgatcttttctttcctgaagagcCTAACAGGTTACCTCCGTGACTGA